From a single Sediminibacterium sp. KACHI17 genomic region:
- a CDS encoding glutamine synthetase III — protein MSLRFNAISNINNTETAVPASAKITGIFGTNVFTLKTAREYLSDEAYKSLITSIRGGKKIDRNVANQIANGIRAWAESKGVTHYTHWFQPLTGTTAEKHDSFFTLKGDGTAIEEFDGAALIQQEPDASSFPSGGLRATFEARGYTAWDPSSPAFIIEIGQGKTLCIPTIFVAYTGESLDYKAPLLKAIEALNKSAVEVCHYFDKNVTKVTPTLGWEQEYFVIDEALATARPDLIQCGRTVFGAAPAKGQQLEDHYFGSIPERVYAFMRDFEQESYKLGIPLRTRHNEVAPAQFECAPIFEEVNIAVDHNTLLMDVMTRVAKRHKLVVLLHEKPFAGINGSGKHNNWSMATDTGVNLLAPGKTPKTNLMFLTFFVNTIKAVHDYADIMRAAIASAPNDHRLGANEAPPAIISVFVGQYLAKVLSDIETRVSTKFDEQDEAILKLDLHRSIPELLLDNTDRNRTSPFAFTGNKFEFRAVGSSANCAISMTVLNTIMADTLKKFKADVDALIEKGDKKEIAIMQVIQRYIVESKNVLFEGDGYSDEWHKEAERRGLPNLKTTPVALDALVTEKAKKLFENNGVYTHVELEARHEIELEKYIKKVQIEARVMGDLAINHIIPAAISYQNELLTNINGLKSAGLAESAYKSQLNILKEVSEHIQVIHDKVNAMVEARKVANNIEHSREKAIAYESIKSTYFDEIRYHVDKLEHLVDDEKWTLPKYREMLFLR, from the coding sequence ATGTCTTTACGCTTCAATGCAATCAGTAACATCAACAACACTGAAACAGCCGTTCCGGCCAGTGCCAAGATCACAGGTATCTTCGGAACCAATGTATTTACCCTGAAAACAGCTCGTGAATACCTGAGTGATGAAGCCTACAAAAGTTTGATCACCAGCATCCGCGGTGGTAAAAAAATTGATCGTAATGTAGCCAACCAGATCGCGAATGGTATTCGTGCCTGGGCGGAAAGCAAAGGCGTTACGCACTACACACACTGGTTTCAACCCCTGACTGGAACAACTGCTGAAAAGCATGATTCCTTTTTTACATTGAAAGGAGACGGTACTGCAATCGAAGAATTTGATGGAGCTGCATTGATCCAGCAAGAACCAGATGCTTCATCTTTCCCTAGTGGTGGTCTTCGTGCTACTTTCGAAGCGCGTGGTTATACCGCATGGGATCCTTCTTCCCCTGCTTTTATCATTGAAATCGGACAGGGCAAGACCTTATGTATTCCTACAATTTTCGTGGCTTATACCGGTGAGTCGTTGGATTACAAAGCACCGTTATTGAAAGCTATCGAGGCATTGAATAAATCAGCCGTTGAGGTTTGTCATTATTTTGATAAAAACGTTACCAAAGTAACTCCTACCCTTGGTTGGGAACAAGAATATTTCGTGATCGATGAAGCATTGGCAACTGCCCGTCCGGATTTGATCCAATGCGGAAGAACCGTTTTTGGTGCTGCACCTGCTAAAGGACAGCAATTAGAAGACCACTATTTTGGATCAATCCCTGAGCGTGTGTATGCATTCATGCGCGATTTCGAGCAAGAATCGTATAAACTGGGAATTCCTTTACGTACCCGTCACAATGAAGTGGCGCCTGCTCAGTTCGAGTGTGCTCCGATTTTTGAAGAAGTGAACATCGCAGTTGACCACAATACATTATTGATGGATGTGATGACACGTGTTGCTAAACGTCATAAGTTGGTTGTCTTATTACATGAAAAGCCATTCGCAGGTATCAATGGAAGTGGTAAGCACAACAACTGGAGCATGGCAACAGATACAGGTGTGAACTTATTGGCACCTGGTAAAACTCCAAAAACCAATCTCATGTTCCTGACTTTCTTCGTGAATACGATCAAAGCAGTACATGACTATGCAGATATTATGCGTGCAGCTATCGCTTCAGCTCCAAACGATCACCGTTTAGGTGCCAATGAAGCTCCACCTGCGATCATTTCTGTGTTCGTTGGACAATACCTCGCTAAGGTGTTATCCGATATCGAAACACGTGTGAGCACTAAATTTGATGAACAAGATGAAGCGATCCTGAAATTAGACCTTCATCGCAGTATTCCTGAACTGTTATTGGATAATACAGATCGTAACAGAACTTCTCCTTTTGCCTTTACCGGTAACAAATTTGAATTCCGCGCTGTGGGCTCTTCTGCCAACTGTGCGATTTCAATGACCGTATTGAATACCATCATGGCGGATACTTTGAAGAAATTCAAAGCAGATGTTGATGCATTGATCGAGAAAGGTGATAAAAAAGAGATCGCGATCATGCAAGTCATCCAGCGCTACATCGTTGAAAGCAAAAATGTTTTGTTTGAAGGTGATGGTTACAGTGATGAATGGCATAAAGAAGCAGAACGCAGAGGTTTACCAAATCTGAAAACAACACCTGTTGCATTGGATGCTTTGGTAACTGAAAAAGCCAAGAAACTGTTTGAAAACAATGGCGTATATACACATGTTGAGTTGGAAGCTCGTCACGAGATCGAACTGGAGAAATACATTAAAAAAGTACAGATCGAAGCAAGAGTAATGGGTGACTTGGCAATCAATCATATTATTCCTGCTGCTATTTCTTATCAGAATGAATTATTGACCAATATCAATGGATTGAAGTCTGCAGGATTGGCCGAATCAGCCTATAAGAGTCAATTGAATATCCTGAAAGAAGTAAGTGAGCATATTCAGGTAATTCATGATAAAGTGAACGCAATGGTAGAAGCTCGTAAAGTTGCCAATAACATCGAGCACTCTCGTGAGAAAGCCATCGCATATGAGTCTATTAAATCAACTTACTTCGATGAGATCCGCTATCATGTCGACAAACTGGAGCATCTTGTTGATGATGAAAAATGGACATTACCAAAGTATCGTGAGATGCTGTTTTTAAGATAA
- a CDS encoding proline iminopeptidase-family hydrolase, translating into MNKTRLEPKEGYVQVKGGRIWYRVFGEGTGTPVMMLHGGPGSTSRSFYQFEEIGKDRPIIIFDQLGSGRSDYHEDTTLLTVAQFVAQVEAVRKELRLNEFFLHGHSWGTALALEYYLAYPQAVKAISFNSPYFSTKVWKADADTLIASLPDSIQQYIRAGEQTKVFDSPEYQRANAYFVKNFGLRTERRKSKLDTANVKSNKFIYRYMWGPTEFTATGTLLNYDRVESLRKIQVPVLFITGEFDEARPQTVQRFQQIVPGSKFAVIPNAGHSTMHDNNEENVRVLKEFLAGIK; encoded by the coding sequence TTGAACAAGACGAGGCTAGAGCCAAAAGAAGGGTATGTTCAAGTGAAAGGAGGCAGGATCTGGTATCGCGTTTTCGGGGAAGGCACTGGAACTCCTGTTATGATGTTGCATGGGGGACCGGGTAGTACTAGCAGATCTTTTTATCAGTTTGAAGAGATCGGAAAAGATCGGCCCATTATTATTTTCGATCAGTTAGGTAGTGGGCGGTCTGATTATCATGAGGATACTACCTTATTGACTGTAGCGCAGTTTGTAGCACAAGTGGAAGCTGTGCGAAAAGAATTAAGATTGAATGAGTTCTTTTTACATGGTCATTCTTGGGGCACAGCGCTTGCTTTAGAATATTATCTTGCCTATCCGCAAGCAGTTAAAGCTATTTCATTCAATAGTCCCTACTTCAGTACAAAAGTGTGGAAAGCTGATGCAGATACATTAATCGCATCTTTACCTGATTCTATTCAACAATACATAAGAGCCGGAGAGCAAACCAAAGTTTTTGATTCTCCAGAATACCAGAGGGCCAATGCTTATTTTGTTAAGAACTTCGGGTTGAGAACAGAAAGAAGAAAAAGTAAATTGGATACAGCAAATGTGAAAAGTAATAAATTCATTTATCGATACATGTGGGGACCTACGGAGTTTACTGCTACGGGGACCTTGTTAAATTATGATCGTGTAGAAAGCTTGCGTAAGATACAAGTGCCTGTTCTTTTTATTACCGGAGAATTTGATGAAGCGAGACCACAAACTGTTCAGCGTTTCCAGCAGATAGTACCCGGATCAAAGTTTGCGGTGATACCCAATGCGGGTCATTCTACCATGCATGATAATAACGAAGAGAATGTTAGAGTACTGAAAGAGTTCCTCGCTGGAATAAAATAA
- a CDS encoding head GIN domain-containing protein yields the protein MKKIWVITLLMISIGASSQWNWKRIDGNGILKKETRKVEPFTGISSSGSWDVMVAYGNSTDIEVEGDENLLEHIETVVENGKLYIRAKKYGNIRSKNKITVYVTATRLQHLSLSGSGDIIGKGEFVNNGNTNVIVSGSGNIRFEFDRFNEIDASVSGSGGIKMKGTAKEIEARVSGSGNIDCKEVIADDASARISGSGNIKVHATTSIDVNISGSGNVHYSGNAQNVRTHKNGSGRIVKGN from the coding sequence ATGAAAAAAATATGGGTAATCACCTTACTGATGATCAGTATCGGAGCATCATCTCAATGGAATTGGAAGCGTATCGATGGTAATGGTATTCTCAAAAAAGAAACCAGAAAAGTGGAACCCTTCACCGGCATCAGTTCATCCGGATCCTGGGATGTCATGGTTGCATATGGTAACAGTACCGATATAGAAGTAGAAGGGGATGAAAACTTATTGGAACATATTGAGACAGTAGTAGAGAATGGGAAGTTATATATCCGCGCCAAAAAATATGGAAATATCCGCTCTAAAAATAAGATCACTGTTTATGTAACTGCCACCAGACTTCAGCATCTTTCGCTTTCCGGTAGTGGTGATATTATTGGGAAAGGAGAGTTTGTGAACAATGGAAATACCAATGTAATTGTATCCGGCTCAGGGAATATCCGTTTTGAATTTGATCGGTTCAATGAAATTGATGCATCAGTTTCCGGAAGTGGTGGTATTAAAATGAAAGGTACAGCCAAGGAGATCGAAGCTCGGGTTAGTGGAAGTGGTAATATTGATTGTAAAGAAGTGATTGCTGATGATGCCAGTGCACGCATTAGTGGAAGCGGTAATATCAAAGTACATGCAACTACTTCGATCGATGTAAATATCTCCGGTAGCGGGAATGTTCATTATTCCGGCAACGCCCAAAACGTTCGTACCCACAAAAATGGCAGCGGTCGAATCGTGAAGGGAAATTGA